From the Pontibaca methylaminivorans genome, the window TTCGGACTGGCACGAGGAACACGACGGCAACCTGCGGGTGATCCTGCCCGACACCTACGGCACGAAGGAGTTTCTCGACAAGGCGCCGGACTGGCTGGCAAGCTGGACCGGCATCCGCGTGGACAGCGGCGACCCCGTAAAGGGCGCGGAGCTTGCCATCGAGTGGTGGAAATCCCGCGGCGAGGATCCGCGCAAGAAGCTCGTGATCTTTTCCGACGGGCTCGAAGTGGACAATATCATCGCCCTGCACCGCCGGTTCGCCCATCGGGTGCGGCCCTCCTTCGGCTGGGGAACGCTGCTGACCAATGATTTCCGCAGCCTCGTGCCCGGTGATGCGCTCGCGCCGTTTTCGCTGGTGTGCAAGGCGGTCTCGGCCGACGGGCGCCCGACGGTCAAGCTTTCGGACAACCCGGAAAAGGCCATGGGGCCGCGGGACGAGATTGCCCGCTACAAGCGCGTCTTCGGCATCGGCGAACAGGAGCGGATCCCGGTCACGGTCTGATCCGGCCGGGCGCGAAACAAAACAGGGGGCGGCATGGCGCATATCCTTGCGATCGACCAGGGAACCACGTCGAGCCGGGCGATCCTGTTCGACGCGCAGATGAAACGGTGCGCGCTGGCGCAGCAGGAGTTCGCGCAGCACTTCCCCGCCGCCGGCTGGGTCGAACACGACCCCGAAGAGATCTGGTCAACCGTGCTTGCCACCGCGCGCGGGGCGCTGGACCAGGGCGGCATCGCGGCGCGCGATCTGGCAGGCATCGGCATCACCAACCAGCGCGAAACCACGATCCTGTGGGAGCGCGACAGCGGACGCCCGCTCGCCCCGGCGATTGTCTGGCAGGACCGGCGCACCGCGGCGATCTGTGCGGAACTGCGCGACAGCGGTCATGCGGAACGGGTAAGTGCCCTCACCGGGCTCGTGATCGACCCGTATTTTTCCGCCACCAAGGTGAAATGGATCCTTGACCGCGATCCGGGGTTGCGGGCCCGGGCGCTGCGCGGCGAAATCCTGTTCGGCACCGTTGATACATTCCTGATCTGGCGGCTGACCGGCGGAAAGGTGCATGCAACCGATGCGACCAACGCCGCGCGCACCATGCTGTTCGACATCCATGCGGGGTGCTGGAGCGCCGCGCTTTGCGATCTGTTCGGCGTGCCCATGGCGATGCTGCCCGAGGTGCGCGATTGCGCCGGCGATTTCGGCGTGACCGACCCGGACATCTTCGGTGCAAGGGTGCCGATCCTTGGTGTTGCCGGCGATCAGCAGGCGGCGGCCATGGGGCAGGCCTGTTTCACGCCCGGCATGATCAAGGCGACTTATGGCACTGGCTGTTTTGCCCTGCTGAACACCGGGGCCGAGCCGGTCGCCTCGCGCAGCCGGCTGCTCACCACCATCGCCTGGCAGCTTGACGGGGCGCGGGCCTATGCGCTTGAAGGATCCATTTTCGTGGCCGGCGCCGTGGTGCAATGGCTGCGCGACGGGCTTGGCCTGATCGACAGGGCCGAAGACAGCGGCGCGCTTGCCGCGGCGGCCGACAGCGAACAGGATCTGGTGATCGTGCCGGCCTTCACCGGGCTTGGCGCGCCGCATTGGGCGGCCGAGTGCCGCGGTGCCGTGTTCGGGCTCACCCGCAATTCCGGCCCGGCCGAGTTCGCCCGCGCGGCGCTTGAAAGCGTGGCCTTCCAGACCCGCGACCTCTGGGAAGCGATGCGCGCCGACTGGGAGGGGGCGGGCGAAACCGTGCTGCGGGTCGATGGCGGCATGTGTGCAAGCGACTGGACCATGCAGGCGCTGGCCGACACGCTGGGTGCGCCGGTCGATCGCGCCCTGGTGCTCGAGACCACGGCGCTGGGCGCGGCCTGGCTTGCCGGGATGGCCGCCGGGATTTATCCGGGGATGGCCGAGTTCTCGCAAGGCTGGGCCTGCGAGCGGCGTTTCGAGCCGCGGTCCGGGCCGGAGCTGCGCGAGCGGCGCTACCGGCGCTGGCAGCGCGCGGTCCGGGCGGCGATCAGCGTCTAAGGCGTGGCGGCGGTGCCCTCGCGGTTCACCTCGCTCCAGCAGGGCAGGATGTCGCCGGGGGCGGGGCGGGCCAGCCAGACCCCCCGGGCGATGGCGCGGGCCAGGCACAGCGCCGCCGCATGGCCGATCTCCAGCAGATCGTCGCGCGATGCGGGGTGCAGGTCCGTTGACAGCGCGAACACCAGATCGCCGTCATAGGGCGTATGCGAGGGCACGACCGCGCGGGCGATCCCGGCGTGCGCAGCGATGGCGAGCCGCTGGCAGCCGGCCTTGTCGAGCGTCGCATCGGTCGCGACGATGGCGATCGTGGTGTTCGCGCGCATGTCGCGCTGCTGCATCGCCTCCCATTTGATGCTGTCGATCCGGTGCCCGATGCCGCTGGACGGGTCCGGGCCAAGGCCGCCGAACTCGGCGCCGATCTCGAACGGGGCGGCCCAGAAATGGCGCCGCCCGGGCGTGGTCACGCAGCCGACCGGATTGACCGCGACAAGGGCGCCGACCGAAATGCCGCTGTCCAGCACGACGGAGGCCGAGCCGAGCCCGCCCTTCAGTGTCCCGCTCAGCGCGCCGGTGCCGGCGCCGCTGCTGCCGAGCGTGAAATCGGGGGCTGCAGCGTGAAAGGCGCGTTCGCCCAGCGCCCGCCAGGGGTTTTCGGGCCAGTTCCTGTCGCCCCCGTTCAGCAGATCGAACAGGATCGCCCCCGGCACGATCGGCACGCATACATCGCCCACGCGGTAGCCCCGCCCCGCCTTGCGCAGCGCATCGGCGACCCCCGAGCAGGCATCGAGCCCGAAGGCCGAGCCGCCGGACAGCACCAGCGCATCGACCCCGGCAACGGATCGGTCCGGCGCCAGCAGGTCGGTTTCCCGCGTGCCCGGGGCCCCGCCCATCACGTGCACGGCGGCGGTAAAGGGCGAATCGGCAGTGAGCACGGTGGTGCCCGATTTCAGCACCGCATCACCCGCATTGCCGACCCGCAGGCCCGTAATGTCGGTGATGAGGTTGCGCGCGCCCGGAATCATGCCGGCCGCCGTGCCCCTGTCCGGCCGCGGGGGCCTCCGGCGGGGATATTTTTTCGCCAGAAGAAGACGGGGCGTCCGGTCATTTCGGAGGTCATTCTTCGGAGACGGGGCCGCGCAGCGTCTTGATCCGGCTGCGGGCGCGTTTGGTGTCGAGGCGGCGGCGTTTCGAGGCCAGTGTCGGGCGGGTCGGGATGCGCCGCTTTGGCGCGACGAGCGCGCGGCGGACGAGGTCGGCCAGCCGTTCGCGGGCGATGTCGCGGTTTCGCGCCTGGCTGCGGCTTTCGCTGCACTGGATGATGATGGCGCCCTCGCTGTTCCAGCGCCGCCCGGCGATGCGTTTCAGCCGTGCCTTGACCGGCGGTGGCAAGGACGGCGAGCGCGCCGCCTCGAACCGCAGTTCGACCGCGGTTGCGACCTTGTTCACGTTCTGCCCGCCCGGGCCCGACGCCTGGATGAAGCTTTCGGTGAGTTCCCAGTCTTCGAGAGAAATCTCGTCGGTAATCCGCAACATGGGTGGATGTTAGCGCGTGCCGCGCGACACAGGAAGGGCCGCCCGTTGCGCGGACGGCCCCGAAAGCTTTCGGAAGGCGGTGCCGGTCCGACACCTGTGCCGGATCAGACCGGATACCGGATGCCCGGGGCTGCCCTAGCGCCCGGCCTCCGTACCTGTTCCGACACCACGTTCCATTATCTTTCTCGACACTGGACCACCTCCTTTTCTTGCTGTTGAACCTGCGGGCAGGGTGCCATGGACCGGCGCAAATACCAAACGATATTTCAGGCAGTCCGCAGATGGCGGCCGAACCGCGCGACGATCATGCGGAAGGGGACGAGCGCGAGGAGCGCGAGCGCGAGCTTGACCATCCAGTCGGCAAGCGCGAGCGATACCCAGAGCGGCAGGGCCGGGCCGAGCCCGAGCAGCGGCAGCACCTCGTTCGCCCAGGCGATGTCCGCGCCGGGATCAATCATCGCGAGCCGGGCCGAGAAGGCGATGGTGAAGAAAAGCACCGTGTCGACCATCGAGCCGAGCAGGGTCGAGACCAGCGGCGCCTGCCACCAGCTGCGCCGCCGCAGCGCCGCGAAGATCGCGACATCGAGCATCTGCGCGGTGAGGAAGGCGGTGCCCGAGGCGAGCGCGACCCGCAGCGTGACGATCGGCCCCGATATGCCCATGATCTGCGTGCCGATCAGCGAGCAGGCGACGCCGGTCAGGAACCCCGCGAACACCACGCGCCGGGCCGCCGCAGCGCCATGGAAGCGGTTGGTGAGGTCGGTCACCAGGAACGCCAGCGGATAGGTGAAGGCCCCCCAGGTGAGCCATTGCCCGAACAGGAACTGCACGAGGATGTTCGAGGCCACCACGATGGCGGCCATGGCGATGATGCCGGGGAGATAGCGACGCATGTGCCGGGTCCGTTTTGACAAGGTTGCGGAAACTTGGCCCTCCGGGGCGGCTGCGGGATAGCGCGGGCAGGCGCGGCATGCAAGCGCCCGCGGCGCTAGTCGGGCAGCCGGTATTCCACAAGCTCGGTGCGCTGGAGAAAGAAGAAATTGTCATCCGACACCATGGTGGCGCGCAGCCGGCCCCTGTCGTCGCGCCAGATGGCGACGCCTTCGAGGTTGTCATGGGTGCCGGTCGCGGTTTCGAGCAGGGTTTCCTCGTCATGGGGCCGGTCGCCGTCGATACGCCAGCGGCGCAGCCGGCT encodes:
- the glpK gene encoding glycerol kinase GlpK, translated to MAHILAIDQGTTSSRAILFDAQMKRCALAQQEFAQHFPAAGWVEHDPEEIWSTVLATARGALDQGGIAARDLAGIGITNQRETTILWERDSGRPLAPAIVWQDRRTAAICAELRDSGHAERVSALTGLVIDPYFSATKVKWILDRDPGLRARALRGEILFGTVDTFLIWRLTGGKVHATDATNAARTMLFDIHAGCWSAALCDLFGVPMAMLPEVRDCAGDFGVTDPDIFGARVPILGVAGDQQAAAMGQACFTPGMIKATYGTGCFALLNTGAEPVASRSRLLTTIAWQLDGARAYALEGSIFVAGAVVQWLRDGLGLIDRAEDSGALAAAADSEQDLVIVPAFTGLGAPHWAAECRGAVFGLTRNSGPAEFARAALESVAFQTRDLWEAMRADWEGAGETVLRVDGGMCASDWTMQALADTLGAPVDRALVLETTALGAAWLAGMAAGIYPGMAEFSQGWACERRFEPRSGPELRERRYRRWQRAVRAAISV
- a CDS encoding P1 family peptidase; translation: MIPGARNLITDITGLRVGNAGDAVLKSGTTVLTADSPFTAAVHVMGGAPGTRETDLLAPDRSVAGVDALVLSGGSAFGLDACSGVADALRKAGRGYRVGDVCVPIVPGAILFDLLNGGDRNWPENPWRALGERAFHAAAPDFTLGSSGAGTGALSGTLKGGLGSASVVLDSGISVGALVAVNPVGCVTTPGRRHFWAAPFEIGAEFGGLGPDPSSGIGHRIDSIKWEAMQQRDMRANTTIAIVATDATLDKAGCQRLAIAAHAGIARAVVPSHTPYDGDLVFALSTDLHPASRDDLLEIGHAAALCLARAIARGVWLARPAPGDILPCWSEVNREGTAATP
- the arfB gene encoding alternative ribosome rescue aminoacyl-tRNA hydrolase ArfB, coding for MLRITDEISLEDWELTESFIQASGPGGQNVNKVATAVELRFEAARSPSLPPPVKARLKRIAGRRWNSEGAIIIQCSESRSQARNRDIARERLADLVRRALVAPKRRIPTRPTLASKRRRLDTKRARSRIKTLRGPVSEE
- a CDS encoding queuosine precursor transporter, which encodes MRRYLPGIIAMAAIVVASNILVQFLFGQWLTWGAFTYPLAFLVTDLTNRFHGAAAARRVVFAGFLTGVACSLIGTQIMGISGPIVTLRVALASGTAFLTAQMLDVAIFAALRRRSWWQAPLVSTLLGSMVDTVLFFTIAFSARLAMIDPGADIAWANEVLPLLGLGPALPLWVSLALADWMVKLALALLALVPFRMIVARFGRHLRTA